Proteins from a single region of Amycolatopsis sp. CA-230715:
- a CDS encoding enoyl-CoA hydratase/isomerase family protein: MAEFVSIEVDAGVGTIRLDRPPVNALNNQVQIELADAAAEVTERDDIRAVVLYGGEKTFAGGADIKEMAARTYVEVSTFGTALQGSLAALANIPKPTVAAITGYALGGGLELALTADRRVAGDNVKLGQPEIQLGIIPGAGGTQRLARLIGPSKAKDLIYTGRFVKAEEALALGIVDEVVAPDDVYAAARKWAAQFANGPAVALKHAKAAIDAGLEVDLATGLKIETQLFTALWATEDQANGMKSFIDNGPGKATFEGK; encoded by the coding sequence GTGGCAGAGTTCGTGAGTATCGAGGTCGACGCGGGGGTGGGCACGATCCGGCTGGACCGGCCGCCGGTGAACGCGCTCAACAACCAGGTGCAGATCGAGCTCGCCGACGCCGCGGCCGAGGTCACCGAACGCGACGACATCCGCGCTGTCGTGCTCTACGGCGGTGAGAAGACCTTCGCGGGCGGTGCGGACATCAAGGAGATGGCCGCGCGGACCTACGTGGAGGTCTCGACCTTCGGCACCGCGCTGCAGGGCTCGCTGGCCGCGCTCGCGAACATCCCGAAGCCGACCGTCGCCGCGATCACCGGGTACGCGCTCGGCGGCGGGCTCGAACTCGCGCTCACCGCGGACCGCCGCGTGGCTGGCGACAACGTCAAGCTCGGGCAGCCGGAGATCCAGCTCGGCATCATCCCCGGCGCCGGCGGCACCCAGCGCCTCGCGCGGCTGATCGGCCCGAGCAAGGCGAAGGACCTGATCTACACCGGCCGTTTCGTCAAGGCGGAAGAGGCGCTCGCGCTGGGCATCGTGGACGAGGTCGTCGCACCGGACGACGTCTACGCCGCCGCGCGCAAGTGGGCGGCGCAGTTCGCGAACGGCCCCGCGGTGGCGCTCAAGCACGCGAAGGCCGCGATCGACGCGGGCCTCGAGGTCGACCTCGCCACCGGCCTGAAGATCGAGACGCAGCTGTTCACCGCGCTGTGGGCCACCGAGGACCAGGCGAACGGGATGAAGTCGTTCATCGACAACGGGCCGGGCAAGGCCACGTTCGAGGGAAAGTGA
- a CDS encoding class I SAM-dependent methyltransferase: MSTDVTDPAPNPHASEEEVKAAYADPKLANVLYHDWEAGTYDEKWSISYDERCIDYATDVFAAVAGTDGQPYPTAMELGSGTGFFLLNLMQGGVIKKGSVTDLSPGMVQVALRNAEKLGLDVDGRVADAERIPYPDNTFDLVVGHAVLHHIPDVPAAFREVLRVLKPGGRFVFAGEPTKIGDTYARKLGQFTWFLTTNVTKLPALRGWRRPQEELDESSRAAALEAVVDIHTFDPADLEAKARGAGAQDVRAVTEEFAAALAGWPIRTFEAAVPQEKLTVRWRLFAYKLWLRLSALDKKVLAKVLPRELFYNVMITGTKPPVSSD, encoded by the coding sequence GTGAGCACGGACGTGACCGACCCGGCACCGAACCCGCACGCCTCCGAAGAAGAGGTCAAGGCCGCCTACGCCGACCCGAAGCTCGCGAACGTGCTCTACCACGACTGGGAGGCGGGCACCTACGACGAGAAGTGGTCGATCTCCTACGACGAGCGCTGCATCGACTACGCCACGGACGTGTTCGCCGCCGTCGCCGGCACCGACGGACAGCCGTACCCGACCGCGATGGAACTGGGCAGCGGCACCGGGTTCTTCCTGCTGAACCTCATGCAAGGCGGGGTGATCAAGAAGGGCTCGGTCACCGACCTGTCGCCGGGCATGGTGCAGGTGGCGCTGCGCAACGCCGAGAAGCTCGGCCTCGACGTGGACGGCAGGGTCGCCGACGCCGAGCGGATCCCGTACCCGGACAACACTTTCGACCTCGTCGTCGGGCACGCGGTGCTGCACCACATCCCGGATGTGCCCGCCGCGTTCCGCGAGGTGCTGCGCGTGCTGAAGCCGGGCGGCCGGTTCGTCTTCGCCGGTGAGCCGACCAAGATCGGCGACACCTACGCCCGCAAGCTCGGCCAGTTCACCTGGTTCCTCACCACGAACGTGACGAAGCTGCCCGCGCTGCGCGGCTGGCGCCGTCCGCAGGAGGAACTGGACGAGTCCTCCCGCGCCGCCGCGCTGGAGGCCGTGGTCGACATCCACACGTTCGACCCCGCCGATCTCGAGGCGAAGGCGCGCGGTGCCGGTGCGCAGGACGTCCGCGCGGTCACCGAGGAGTTCGCCGCCGCGCTCGCGGGCTGGCCGATCCGGACCTTCGAAGCCGCCGTGCCGCAGGAGAAGCTGACCGTCCGGTGGCGCCTGTTCGCCTACAAGCTGTGGCTGCGGCTGTCCGCATTGGACAAGAAGGTGCTGGCGAAGGTGCTGCCGCGCGAGCTGTTCTACAACGTGATGATCACCGGCACCAAGCCGCCGGTCAGCTCCGACTGA
- a CDS encoding ABC transporter ATP-binding protein, whose product MSEPTQTDNLDDLVVRMAGVGVRRGRNELLAGLDWAVELDERWVVLGPNGAGKTTLLRLAAAELHPTTGTVDLLGERLGRVDIFELRPRIGFTSAALAARVPAEEIVRDVVVSAGYAVLGRWREVYDTLDTERAAELLGALGIAHLAERTFGTLSEGERKRALIARSLMTDPEMLLLDEPAAGLDLGGREDLVARLSTLALDPDAPAMVLVTHHVEEIPPGFTHALLLRDGSAVVSGLIDDVLTAENLSKTFDQDLMLERSGDRFFARRR is encoded by the coding sequence GTGAGCGAGCCGACGCAGACCGACAACCTTGACGATCTCGTGGTGCGGATGGCCGGTGTCGGCGTCCGCCGCGGGCGCAACGAGCTTCTCGCCGGCCTCGACTGGGCCGTCGAACTGGACGAGCGCTGGGTGGTGCTCGGCCCGAACGGCGCGGGCAAGACCACGCTGCTGCGCCTCGCCGCGGCCGAGCTGCACCCGACCACCGGCACGGTCGACCTGCTCGGTGAACGCCTCGGCCGGGTCGACATCTTCGAGCTCCGTCCCCGCATCGGGTTCACCTCGGCCGCGCTGGCCGCCAGGGTCCCCGCCGAGGAGATCGTCCGCGACGTCGTGGTGAGCGCCGGTTACGCGGTGCTCGGGCGCTGGCGCGAGGTCTACGACACGCTCGACACCGAGCGCGCGGCCGAACTGCTGGGCGCGCTGGGCATCGCCCACCTCGCCGAGCGGACCTTCGGCACGCTGAGCGAGGGCGAGCGCAAGCGCGCGCTCATCGCCCGCTCGCTGATGACCGACCCGGAGATGCTGCTGCTCGACGAGCCCGCCGCCGGTCTTGACCTCGGCGGCCGCGAAGACCTCGTCGCCAGGCTGTCCACGCTCGCGCTCGACCCGGACGCCCCGGCGATGGTCCTGGTGACGCACCACGTCGAGGAGATCCCGCCGGGGTTCACGCACGCGCTGCTGCTGCGCGACGGAAGTGCGGTCGTCTCCGGTCTGATCGACGATGTGCTGACGGCGGAGAACCTGTCGAAGACCTTCGACCAGGACCTGATGCTCGAACGCTCCGGCGACCGGTTCTTCGCCCGCCGAAGGTGA
- a CDS encoding THUMP-like domain-containing protein, protein MAYRFSLADVAFLRSAGGVAALSACAELPLTDRSRIADVAAAREVVGTEFAAAVLETVLLRRKSVSKVDSATGWLFTGDALQQASASPVARHRARRLAGRDVHDVTCSIGADLVALAATASRCMGSDVDEVRLAMAAHNCAEAGVAPALARADALRPVTKDTVVVADPARRDAAGRRAWRPSDFTPPLDELAEAYRGRDLLVKCSPGIDPALVPWAGEVELVSLDGGVREAALYGGGLAGVARRATVLRGDGTQWTITSEDPDDVGAGEPGEWIVDPDGAVVRAGLVRHYAARHGLWQLDERIAYLTGDTPPPGVRAFRVLEHGPYTEKALRAALKKREVGRLEILVRGLDVDPDALRRKLKPRGPAEASVVLTRIGRSPVAFVCQAQSGQN, encoded by the coding sequence TTGGCCTACCGGTTTTCCCTCGCGGATGTGGCGTTCCTCCGCTCCGCCGGGGGCGTGGCCGCGTTGTCGGCGTGCGCCGAGCTGCCGCTGACGGATCGCTCGCGGATCGCCGACGTCGCCGCCGCGCGCGAGGTCGTCGGCACCGAGTTCGCCGCGGCGGTGCTGGAAACGGTGCTGCTGCGGCGGAAATCGGTCTCCAAAGTGGACTCGGCGACCGGCTGGCTGTTCACCGGCGACGCGCTGCAGCAGGCGAGCGCGTCGCCGGTCGCCCGGCACCGCGCGCGGCGGCTCGCGGGCAGGGACGTGCACGACGTGACCTGTTCGATCGGCGCCGATCTCGTGGCGCTCGCCGCGACCGCTTCGCGCTGCATGGGGTCCGATGTGGACGAAGTGCGGCTCGCCATGGCCGCGCACAACTGCGCCGAGGCGGGCGTGGCGCCCGCGCTGGCCCGTGCGGACGCGCTGCGGCCGGTCACGAAGGACACCGTGGTGGTCGCCGATCCGGCGCGCCGCGATGCCGCGGGAAGGCGCGCGTGGCGGCCGTCGGACTTCACACCTCCGCTCGACGAACTGGCCGAGGCGTACCGCGGGCGCGATCTGCTGGTGAAGTGCTCGCCCGGGATCGACCCGGCGCTGGTGCCGTGGGCGGGTGAAGTGGAACTCGTGTCGCTCGACGGCGGTGTGCGCGAAGCCGCGTTGTACGGGGGAGGGCTCGCGGGCGTGGCGCGGCGGGCGACCGTGCTGCGCGGCGATGGTACACAGTGGACGATCACCAGCGAGGACCCCGACGACGTCGGCGCGGGCGAGCCGGGGGAGTGGATCGTCGACCCGGACGGCGCGGTGGTGCGCGCGGGTCTCGTGCGCCATTACGCGGCGCGCCACGGGTTGTGGCAGCTCGACGAGCGGATCGCGTACCTCACCGGTGACACCCCGCCGCCGGGTGTCCGCGCGTTCCGCGTGCTCGAACACGGGCCGTACACCGAGAAGGCGTTGCGGGCGGCGCTGAAGAAGCGCGAGGTCGGCAGGCTGGAGATCCTCGTCCGCGGCCTCGACGTCGACCCGGATGCGTTGCGCCGCAAGCTCAAACCTCGTGGTCCCGCCGAGGCGAGCGTGGTGCTCACCCGCATCGGCCGGTCACCCGTCGCCTTCGTCTGCCAAGCCCAAAGTGGACAAAATTAG